Part of the Halalkalibacter krulwichiae genome is shown below.
CATATACATCATGCTCAAGGCGCAGAAGAGCTCTGTTTCGAAGAAACAGCATCTTCTTTGAATAAGCCGATCGAACATCGTGAGTAACCTTCGTGAATAAGCATCATGTCCCCTGGTGATGGAGCTCGTTTCTCTTCGTAACACAACGTGAAAAGCACCATAGAGAATCATCGTGCGCAAGCATCCCCGTAGAAGAGAAATGGCGAGCCAGGACGTAGCTGGGCGGGCAAAGTACACTTCGCGATGGAGTGTACTTCTTTAATTTACATATTGATCATCAAGAAGAAGAAACAGCACCTTCATCAAATAAGTCAATGGAACATCGTATTCCTCTCATTCTATTATTTTCAGAAAAAAATGATTGCATGAAATATTTTGATATGATATATTATTTCCCGTCGTCTGAAAAATCTATCTCATGAATTTGAGTGAGTGTAGTTAGATGGAATAAGGTTGTTGTTAGATACTTAGGAGGAAAATATGTCATCAAGAGATTCGTTTTCAAATGTTGCGTTAGTAGGCTTTATGTTATTTGCTTTATTTTTTGGAGCTGGGAATTTGATTTTTCCGGTAATGCTTGGACAAATGGCCGGAGAGAATATGTTCATGGCCAATTTAGGTTTTATCGTAACAGGAGTTGGGTTGCCGATCCTAGGTATTTTTGCGTTAGCATTCTCAGGAAAAAGTGATTTGCAGTCGCTTGCAAGTAGAGTACATCCGCTATTTGCTTTGATCTTTACGGTTTCTCTTTATTTATCAATTGGGCCATTGTTCGCGATTCCTAGGACAAACACGGTTTCCTTTGAAATGGGGATAAACCCATTTTTGGGAAATAATGATGGTTTTCTACCGTTATTTATTTATACAGTCATCTTTTTTGCAATTACTCTCTTTTTTTCACTACAATCTAATAAACTAGTCGATCTTGTTGGTAAAATCTTAACGCCGTTGTTATTGGCTTTCATCGGTATTTTGATTATCACAAATTTATTTAACCCTATGGGGCCGATTCAAGAGCCTACTGAAGCTTATATGAGTCATAGCTTTTTTAAAGGATTCCAAGAAGGTTACTTAACGATGGACGCTCTTGCTGCATTCGTGTTTGGAATTATTATTATCAATATTATGAAGGAAAGAGGGGCCACGACAAAAAAAGAGATTATGATCTCTACTTTGAAAGTGGCTTTAGTTGCTGGGGCACTATTAGCTATCATCTATTCATCGCTTAGCTACATGGGAGCGACAAGTGTTAATGAGTTGGGACACTTAGAAAATGGGGGAGCTATATTAGCAGGTATCTCTTATTATTATTTCGGATCGTTTGGTAAAGTAATACTAGCTTTTATCGTCATTGCAGCTTGTTTAACAACTAGTATCGGTTTAATCACTGCGTGTGCTTCTTATTTCAATCGGTTACTACCAAAAGTTTCGTATAAACAATGGGCGATTCTTTTTACTATTTTTAGTGCGATTATTTCTAACGTGGGATTATCAACATTAATCGAGATCTCGATACCAGTTTTATCAATGCTTTATCCAATCTCGATTTGTTTAATGTTTTTAACATTTATGGATCCACTATTTAAAGGTAAGAAGGAAGTTTATCAAGTTAGTATTCTGTTTACATTCATCGTTAGTATCTTTGATGGATTAAATGCAGCGGGTATTAATATAGCCAGTGTAGATAATCTATTTGAATTCATTCTTCCGCTTTATTCAGTTGGATTAGGTTGGTTTGTTCCAGCAATTGTAGGTGGTTTGATAGGCTATTTCTTTGCATTTCGAAACAAAAATTAAATTCTTCATTTTGTGTAAAACCTACCTTGATGTAAAAGGTAGGTTTTTTTAGATGGTGATTGTTCCAAATAAAAAGGATCGTGTCAGAATAAAGAAACGTACAATTAAAATTTGATAGTCGATTTTTTCTGTTAATATGTTTTACTACAGTTAAAAAGGGTAACAGAACAGTAGAACATAAAAAGGAGTTGGTTGTAATGAAAAATCAAAAGAGTGTCGCACTAGGTACGGTCGTAGGTGGCGTAGTTGGAGCTACAGCAGCATTACTTACGGCTCCAAAATCGGGTGAGGAACTTCGTGAAGACATTAGTAATCAGTTAATCGAAGGAAAAAATAAAACAGAACAATTATCAGAAGAATTAAAGGGAAAAATGAGTGAGTTAACCGAGATCATTAATGAAAGCTCCGCTAACGTTTCCCAAACGGTAAAACAGAAAAGTGAAGACGTTATTAACGAAGCTATGCAATTATTAAGTGATGTTCAATCCGATGATGAAATAAACATTGATCATTTGAAAAAAATGGTGCGAGAGCTAATGAAAGAAAAAGATTGCGCAGGGGAAGAGATTAAACAAGTAGTGGAAAATGAAATTATGGAAATGCAAAATACATTCAATACTGATAAGCATTAACAAAAAAGAAAGGGTGATTCACTCATGACTGCAACAGTGGCAGCCGGATTTCAAGTGTTACCGGACGGGAGAGATGTGAATACGGATGGTATGATCTCAGAGATTATTGAGGTTGTAAAAGATTCAGGATTAACATATGCGGTTGGTCCGATGGAAACGGTGGTTGAGGGCAATTTACATGAGGTGTTTGATGTTATTCAAAAGGCGCAGCAAGTAGGAATTAATACAGGTGCGACCGAATGTATTACAAATATTAAGATTCACTATAAGCCAGATGGTGTTTCAATTGGAGATAAATTGCTTAAAAACTAGAGTTTATAAAAGGATCAAAGCCCCCGATGCTTTGATCCTTTTGTGCAGTTTTTATTTAAAAATAAGAATAGTTAATTTTTGCTTCAGATTGGAGAATCATTCTTCCGTTTTTTTCTTCAAAGTCCACTCTAAAAGTGTTTGGGTTTCCTTGAATTCGGATGTTCACAAAAGGAGACTTTTCAGTAGTGTTATCTACGTGAATCTTATATTGAATATAAGTATGTGTTCCTACGTGAAAACGACGGAGTCTTTTTATGTCTTTCTCCTCGCAAAACAATGCCTCATGCAAATTTTGATTCGTCAGTTCCTTGCCGATTAATGTATTTAATCTCTCTAATATATCAGCTTTCTTAATCATCGTAATATCGTTCCTTTCATATAACTAGATTTATTTTAATACATCTATATGAAAAAAAGAAACTTCATAGGTGATTTAGTTGAAGGTAGAAAAGGTGTGATGGAATTCATAGTTTTATTGTTGCTTATTGGGTAAAGTTATGATAAATTATTAAGTCTAGCCGCCAAAATTATACGTAATAAAGTAGTTGCGTAGAATTATTAAGTGTGCTATAGTATTACTTGTCGCTGATAACGACATGTCTTAAACGGAAATGCGCTGATAAAAACATTCAAAAAAGATATTGCGCAGAACAAAACAATGTGTTAAGATAATAAATGTCGCCGCTGATAATAGCGACAAACGAGTTCTTTGAAAACTGAACAAAAGCCAAGCGAAAAAGAGATACATGATATCTCGTCAAAGAAATTTACCCGATAGGGCAAATTTCACCTTAAATTTTTAAATTGAGCTAATCAGCTTGCCATTTTTATGGAGAGTTTGATCCTGGCTCAGGACGAACGCTGGCGGCGTGCCTAATACATGCAAGTCGAGCGGACTGAATTAAGAGCTTGCTCTTAATTTAGTTAGCGGCGGACGGGTGAGTAACACGTGGGCAACCTGCCCTGTAGACTGGGATAACATCGAGAAATCGGTGCTAATACCGGATAACATCTGAGACCTCATGGTCTTAGACTAAAAGATGGCTCCGGCTATCACTACAGGATGGGCCCGCGGCGCATTAGCTAGTTGGTAAGGTAATGGCTTACCAAGGCGACGATGCGTAGCCGACCTGAGAGGGTGATCGGCCACACTGGGACTGAGACACGGCCCAGACTCCTACGGGAGGCAGCAGTAGGGAATCTTCCGCAATGGACGAAAGTCTGACGGAGCAACGCCGCGTGAGTGATGAAGGATTTCGGTTCGTAAAGCTCTGTTGTTAGGGAAGAACAAGTATCGTTCGAATAGGGCGGTACCTTGACGGTACCTAACCAGAAAGCCACGGCTAACTACGTGCCAGCAGCCGCGGTAATACGTAGGTGGCAAGCGTTGTCCGGAATTATTGGGCGTAAAGCGCGCGCAGGCGGTCTTTTAAGTCTGATGTGAAAGCCCACGGCTCAACCGTGGAGGGTCATTGGAAACTGGGAGACTTGAGTACAGAAGAGGAGAGTGGAATTCCACGTGTAGCGGTGAAATGCGTAGATATGTGGAGGAACACCAGTGGCGAAGGCGACTCTCTGGTCTGTAACTGACGCTGAGGCGCGAAAGCGTGGGGAGCAAACAGGATTAGATACCCTGGTAGTCCACGCCGTAAACGATGAGTGCTAGGTGTTAGGGGTTTCGATGCCCTTAGTGCCGAAGTTAACACATTAAGCACTCCGCCTGGGGAGTACGACCGCAAGGTTGAAACTCAAAGGAATTGACGGGGGCCCGCACAAGCAGTGGAGCATGTGGTTTAATTCGAAGCAACGCGAAGAACCTTACCAGGTCTTGACATCCTTATGCCCTCCCTAGAGATAGGGATTTCCCTTCGGGGACATAAGTGACAGGTGGTGCATGGTTGTCGTCAGCTCGTGTCGTGAGATGTTGGGTTAAGTCCCGCAACGAGCGCAACCCTTGATCTTAGTTGCCAGCATTTAGTTGGGCACTCTAAGGTGACTGCCGGTGACAAACCGGAGGAAGGTGGGGATGACGTCAAATCATCATGCCCCTTATGACCTGGGCTACACACGTGCTACAATGGATGGTACAAAGAGCAGCGAAACCGCGAGGTCAAGCCAATCTCATAAAGCCATTCTCAGTTCGGATTGTAGGCTGCAACTCGCCTACATGAAGCCGGAATTGCTAGTAATCGCGGATCAGCATGCCGCGGTGAATACGTTCCCGGGCCTTGTACACACCGCCCGTCACACCACGAGAGTTTGTAACACCCGAAGTCGGTGGAGTAACCCTTTTGGGAGCTAGCCGCCTAAGGTGGGACAGATGATTGGGGTGAAGTCGTAACAAGGTAGCCGTATCGGAAGGTGCGGCTGGATCACCTCCTTTCTATGGAGTAATACTCTAGTCGACGAACAACTTCGGTTGTTTGACGCTTGTGCTTTGGTTCAGTTTTGAGAGAATTCACTCTCAATTTAAATAGAAGAAACTGATTTGATATCAAATAGATCAGTGGCTTTTGGTTCTTTGAAAACTAGATAATGCAAATAGAAACAATGTTAGTTTTATCGGTATCTTATTTATAAGAGAAGATCAAACGAGCATGTCAAGAATTCAAGTGATTTTTGAAAAATCACATCCGAAATACCTTTTTAATTTGGTTAAGTTATGAAGGGCGCACGGTGGATGCCTTGGCACTAGGAGCCTAAGAAGGACGCGACGAACGGCGAAACGCCTCGGGGAGCTGTAAGTAAGCTTTGATCCGAGGATATCCGAATGGGGGAACCCACCATCCGTAATGGGATGGTACCCATACCTGAATACATAGGGTATGAGGAGGCAGACCTGGGGAACTGAAACATCTAAGTACCCAGAGGAAGAGAAAGCAAATGCGATTTCCCAAGTAGCGGCGAGCGAAACGGAAACAGCCCAAACCAAGAGGCTTGCCTCTTGGGGTTGTAGGACGTCTCATACGGAGTTACAAAAGACGAACATAGGTGAAGCGATCTGGAAAGATCCGCAGTATAAGGTAACAGCCCTGTAGCCGAAATGTTCGTCTCTCCGAGACGTATCCTGAGTACGGCGGGACACGTGAAACCCCGTCGGAATCCGGGAGGACCATCTCCCAAGGCTAAATACTCCCTAGTGACCGATAGTGAACCAGTACCGTGAGGGAAAGGTGAAAAGCACCCCGGAAGGGGAGTGAAAGAGATCCTGAAACCGTGTGCCTACAACTAGTTGGAGCCCATTTACGGGTGACAGCGTGCCTTTTGTAGAATGAACCGGCGAGTTACGATCCCGTGCAAGGTTAAGCTGAATAGGCGGAGCCGCAGCGAAAGCGAGTCTGAATAGGGCGCATTAGTACGTGGTCGTAGACCCGAAACCGTGTGATCTACCCATGTCCAGGGTGAAGTTCAGGTAACACTGAATGGAGGCCCGAACCCACGCACGTTGAAAAGTGCGGGGATGAGGTGTGGGTAGGGGTGAAATGCCAATCGAACTCGGAAATAGCTGGTTCTCCCCGAAATAGCTTTAGGGCTAGCCTCGAGGGAAGAGTATTGGAGGTAGAGCACTGATTGGACTAGGGGTCCCCACAGGATTACCGAATTCAGTCAAACTCCGAATGCCAAATACTTATCCTCGGGAGTCAGACTGCGAGTGCTAAGATCCGTAGTCAAGAGGGAAACAGCCCAGACCATCAGCTAAGGTCCCAAAGTATACGTTAAGTGGAAAAGGATGTGGAGTTGCCCAGACAACCAGGATGTTGGCTTAGAAGCAGCCACCATTTAAAGAGTGCGTAATAGCTCACTGGTCGAGTGACTCTGCGCCGAAAATGTACCGGGGCTAAACGTATCACCGAAGCTATGGATTGACACCTTCTGGTGTCAGTGGTAGGGGAGCGTTCTAAGTGCAGCGAAGTCAGACCGAGAGGACTGGTGGAGCGCTTAGAAGTGAGAATGCCGGTATGAGTAGCGAAAAGAGGGGTGAGAATCCCCTCCGTCGAAAGCCCAAGGTTTCCTGAGGAAGGCTCGTCCGCTCAGGGTCAGTCGGGACCTAAGCCGAGGCCGAAAGGCGTAGGCGATGGACAACAGGTTGAAATTCCTGTACCACCTCCTCACCGTTTGAGCAATGGGGGGACGCAGAAAGGTAGGGTAAGCGCGCTGATGGATATGCGCGTCCAAGCAGTTAGGCTGGAAAGTAGGCAAATCCGCTTTCCATAAAGGCTGAGCTGTGATGGCGAGGGAAAAATTAGTACCGAAGTTCCTGATCCTACACTGCCTAGAAAATCCTCTAGCGAGGTGAGAGGTGCCCGTACCGCAAACCGACACAGGTAGGCGAGAAGAGAATTCTAAGACGCTCGGGAGAACTCTCGTTAAGGAACTCGGCAAAATGACCCCGTAACTTCGGGAGAAGGGGTGCTCTATTAGGGTGCAAGCCCGAGAGAGCCGCAGTGAAAAGATCCAAGCGACTGTTTAGCAAAAACACAGGTCTCTGCGAAGCCGCAAGGCGAAGTATAGGGGCTGACACCTGCCCGGTGCTGGAAGGTTAAGAGGAGGGGTTATCCCTTACGGGAGAAGCTCTGAATTGAAGCCCCAGTAAACGGCGGCCGTAACTATAACGGTCCTAAGGTAGCGAAATTCCTTGTCGGGTAAGTTCCGACCCGCACGAATGGTGTAACGATTTGGATACTGTCTCAACGAGAGACCCGGTGAAATTATAGTACCTGTGAAGATGCAGGTTACCCGCGACAGGACGGAAAGACCCCATGGAGCTTTACTGTAGCTTGATATTGGATGTTGGTACAGTTTGTACAGGATAGGTAGGAGCCTTGGAAGCGTGAGCGCCAGCTTACGTGGAGGCGTCGGTGGGATACTACCCTGACTGTGCTGACATTCTAACCTCGAGCCGTGATCCGGTTCAGGGACAGTGTCAGGTGGGCAGTTTGACTGGGGCGGTCGCCTCCTAAACAGTAACGGAGGCGCCCAAAGGTTCCCTCAGAATGGTTGGAAATCATTCGTAGAGTGCAAAGGCAAAAGGGAGCTTGACTGCGAGACCTACAAGTCGAGCAGGGACGAAAGTCGGGCTTAGTGATCCGGTGGTTCCGCATGGAAGGGCCATCGCTCAACGGATAAAAGCTACCCTGGGGATAACAGGCTTATCTCCCCAAGAGTCCACATCGACGGGGAGGTTTGGCACCTCGATGTCGGCTCATCGCATCCTGGGGCTGAAGTAGGTCCCAAGGGTTGGGCTGTTCGCCCATTAAAGCGGTACGCGAGCTGGGTTCAGAACGTCGTGAGACAGTTCGGTCCCTATCCGTCGCGGGCGTAGGAAATTTGAGAGGAGCTGTCCTTAGTACGAGAGGACCGGGATGGACACACCGCTGGTGTACCAGTTGTTCCGCCAGGAGCATAGCTGGGTAGCTACGTGTGGACGGGATAAGTGCTGAAAGCATCTAAGCATGAAGCCCCCCTCAAGATGAGATTTCCCATGGAGTTAATCCAGTAAGACCCCTTAGAGATGATGAGGTTGATAGGTCTGGTGTGGAAGCGTGGTGACACGTGGAGCTGACAGATACTAATCGGTCGAGGACTTATCCAATATATATTCTTGAGTTTCTATGATGCATTATCTAGTTTTGAGAGAACCATTCTCTTAAATAAGTCTGGTGGCGATAGCGAAGAGGCCACACCCGTTCCCATGCCGAACACGGTCGTTAAGCTCTTCTGCGCCAATGGTAGTTGGGGCTTCCCCTGTGAGAGTAGGACGTTGCCAGGCATCCCAAAAAGCATTCCGTAACGGAATGCTTTTTTCTGTACATAAAAAGTAGAGGGGAGCAGAAGAGCTCTGTTTCGAAGAAACAGCATCTTCTCCGAATAAGCCGATGGAACATTTATATTCCTGATAATGGAGCACGTTTCTCTTCGTAAAACAACATGAAAAGCATCAAAGAGAAGCGTCATGCGCAACTAATAGGAGGTTATACTATGCGTTAATCGAGAAAGGGGATAAATTTGGACTTGGATTAAGTCGCGTATAATTCTCTTTTTCACTCTCATACTAAAGGAAAAGGAGTGATATTTATGGCGAAGCGTAATGGAAAAACCGGTCCAGACCAAAAGAATAAACAAGGATTTGATTCAAGTCAAACAGACTCAGAATTCTCTAAAGAATTTGGAAGTGCCGCAGCAAACCGAAAACATAAAGAGAAAGCAAAAAAGGCAAAATCATCTAAAAACCAAGGTGAATGGAATGGGATGCATTAATTTTAGATAAGCTATTCATCTAGATATAAGAAGAAGTTCTATTCTAAAGTAAAAAAACTCTCCTGCAACAAGAGTTCAGGAGAGTTTTTGATGAATTTTAAAATAAAAAGGGAAGTATTAAGTTAGCCTATGCTTTACTTAAGAGTCGTTTTTTTATTATTTAAATCAATCAGAATAAAACATTGGTCATCACTTTTATGGTACATATTTTCTTGGATAGTGAGGGAGTTAATGATTCTTTCTTTTAGCTTTGAAATAGAAATTGATTGGTTTTCTTTTAAAAGGGTATGTAACTGGTTTGAACCAAGTGGGTCGGTAACGCCATCTGTATAAAGCAACAATCTGCCTCCTTCTGAATATGAAAAGGAAGTTGTGTTAAAACTAATTCCCTCAAATGTTCCAAGAGGAGGGGTTTTTGAAGAAAGTTCATGTATTTCCCCGCTAGAATCTTGCCACAAAGCAGGTGGATGACCTGCATTAATGTATTCAATCTTTTTTTCTCTAGTATCAATAACTAGGTTAATGGCTGTACAGTAATGCCATGCTTCACTGTTGTTTTGAAACAAACTGTGGAGGTGGTTATCGAGCTCTTTCATTACGATTTCGGTGTTGACCCCTTTTGAGAAAAGCCTGTGGAATAAGGAATGCAAAGACATTGTGATTAAGGCTGATGAAATTCCATGCCCCATCACATCAAGTAGAATGACTCCATAACGGTTATCATCTAGTTGATAAAAACCGTATATGTCTCCTGATAATTCATTGGACGCTTCATAGAAGGAGTCGATTTGAATGTTATCGTTAACGATTGGCTCTGTTACTGATGTTTCTTGAATTTTTCTCGCTAGTTCAAGTTCCTTTTTTGTATTTATTTTATACGTTTGGTTTTGTTTGTTTAGTTCAAGCAATTCTTGTTGTTTGGTTTCAAGGTCTTTCAGCGCAACTTCTAATTCTGCATGCGCTTTATTTTTAGCATTTAGTGCTGATTCTGCTTCTTTTTTTGCAGCAAGTAGTTCATTTTCATACTGATTTCTTATACGCATCGGAAACACAATACAATCGGTTTCGATTTTTCCGTTTTGTTTCGTAGGTCTTGCATTGATGACCACTGGTATTTCTTCTCCATTTCTCGATCTTAGAGAAATATACATTTCTTCTATCTTTTTTTCTAGTTTCAGGAGTGGTACAAAATAAAGCTGGTAAAACAATTGAGATGGAACCGTTAGAATGGAATTGATGTGCTCCTCTTGAAGGTTATCCTGTGTGTAGCTAAGACAGTTCAGAAGGGTTTGATTAATTGCTAGAATGTCTCCATCCTCTGATAAAGTAAGGAATCCACATGGTGCAAAATTCAATTTTTCATCCATTAAAACCACCTTGAATAGTTTGTAACCTCTTTAAGGGTATTTCTTTTAAGTATTGTTTAATGCTGTTTATAATTTCTTCTGGGTGAGTCATATGAGGGCAATGTCCCGTTGCCTTCAACTTTGTTAACGTGCTAGATGGAAGGTGTTGATGGAGATATTCTCCGACTTCATCAGGTGCAATAATATCATTACAGCATTGCAGGATTAGTGATGGTATCGTGACATTTAATAAGTCTGTGCGATTATCTGAGAAAAAAGTAGCTTCAGCGAATTGACGAGCGATAATAGGGTCCGTAGAGCAGAACCGATCTTCTAACTCCGTATTGACTTCTGGATGGTTTGTACTATTTAACAATGTCCCTGCAAAAAAGGTAGCCCATCCGATATAGTTTTTCTCCATCATTTCTATTAAGCCGATAAGTTGTTCTCTTTCAAATCCTCCAAAGTATTCTGGCGGATCATTGACATAGCATGGAGAAGGTCCAATCATTATAAGGTCAGAGAAGTACTCTGGGTGTTTTATGGATGCTAACATCCCAATCATACTTCCAACAGAATGCCCAACTAAAATTGTTTCTTTAAGATTTAAGGCAGAGCAAATATCAAGTATATCCTGCGCATAGCCATCAAGTGTACGATAGCGTTCTACGTCATAAGATCCTAAATCGGATTGACCGGAGCCAACGTAGTCAAATAGGATAACCTGAAAATCGTCTTCAAAAGCTGCAGACACGGAATTCCACACAGTTTGATCACAGCCGAAACCTGGTGCAAAAAGGATCGGCTGTTCCCCGTTGCCGCTGATCTTTACATTATTTCGAATTACTATATTTTCTTTCATAAATGGCTCCTCCGTGTATTTGGTAATACTTTCTATCATAACACTTAACCGTTTTAATTTGTTGGATTTTATGTCGTTATCTGTAAATACTTGTTATCGATATTAACATTAAAAAACCTGTTCCAACTTTGGAACAGGCTGTTCTTATCACGACATTTTTCCTATATTTACACGACCAGAGAAGAACGTAGCTCCACCACCCATATCAGCTAGTCGATCTGGCGCAAGAGCATTTACCAGTTGCTTCTTGCCGGGCATATCCGCCCAGAGCCCTTGGCTGACTACGACTCCAGAGAGTACATTCGTTCCTACAGAAGCAATCATTTCACACTCACCACGTTCGTTCCAAACTCTTACTAAATCCCCATCTTCAATTCCTAATTCAAGAGCATCTATTTCGTTTAAATGTATTTTTGCCTGTTTTTCTAGATTTTGATGTTTTTCATTATTGGAAAACGTCGAATTTAAGAAATTATGATTTGGTCCAGGAATAAACAGGAAAGGAAGATCTCCGTCTTCTTCTAAAGGTACATGAGTTGGAAGACCTAGATAACCATCTTTCTTCATTTGTTGTGAATAAAGCTCTATCTTGCCACTTGGAGTATTGAGATTTTTCAATGAATAGGGCGTTCGATTTGCTTTCATATAATTGTGTTCTACTAAGGATTCATAATTGATATGGCTAAAATAGGGATTTGTTGAATGATTGAGCGCTTGCTGCATTAACTGTTCATCCGTGTCTTTCAATGCCTGCTCTTCAAACCCCATTGCTTTAGCGAGTAAGCGAAATACTTCTGTATTAGACTTACTTTCGCCATACGGTTGAATCACTGGTTGCTGAATCTGAACATAATGATGCCAGTAAGATGTATAGAAATCAAGGTTTTCGAATGCTGAAGTAGCCGGTAAAACAAGGTCCGCATACTCAGCCGTTTCAGTGAGAAATAAATCATGTACGATTGTAAATAAATCTTCACGAGCTAGACCTTTACGTACTTTATTTGCTTCGGGTGCGACAATGGCTGGATTTGAGCCATAGACGAATAACGAGTACACTGGCGGATCAGTATCAAGTAGTGCTTTACCTAATTGATTCATGTTAAACGTTCTCGTTTGCTTGTTTTCTAATAAATCAGGTCGTTGTAACGCTGTTGTGTTATATGTTAGAAAACTGCTATTAGATTTAATTGCACCGCCTCCTTTTGCAAGCCACGCTCCTGTTAGCGCTGGCAGACAGGCAATTGTACGGACAATCATTCCTCCGTTGTCATG
Proteins encoded:
- the brnQ gene encoding branched-chain amino acid transport system II carrier protein; its protein translation is MSSRDSFSNVALVGFMLFALFFGAGNLIFPVMLGQMAGENMFMANLGFIVTGVGLPILGIFALAFSGKSDLQSLASRVHPLFALIFTVSLYLSIGPLFAIPRTNTVSFEMGINPFLGNNDGFLPLFIYTVIFFAITLFFSLQSNKLVDLVGKILTPLLLAFIGILIITNLFNPMGPIQEPTEAYMSHSFFKGFQEGYLTMDALAAFVFGIIIINIMKERGATTKKEIMISTLKVALVAGALLAIIYSSLSYMGATSVNELGHLENGGAILAGISYYYFGSFGKVILAFIVIAACLTTSIGLITACASYFNRLLPKVSYKQWAILFTIFSAIISNVGLSTLIEISIPVLSMLYPISICLMFLTFMDPLFKGKKEVYQVSILFTFIVSIFDGLNAAGINIASVDNLFEFILPLYSVGLGWFVPAIVGGLIGYFFAFRNKN
- a CDS encoding YtxH domain-containing protein translates to MKNQKSVALGTVVGGVVGATAALLTAPKSGEELREDISNQLIEGKNKTEQLSEELKGKMSELTEIINESSANVSQTVKQKSEDVINEAMQLLSDVQSDDEINIDHLKKMVRELMKEKDCAGEEIKQVVENEIMEMQNTFNTDKH
- a CDS encoding thiamine-binding protein; its protein translation is MTATVAAGFQVLPDGRDVNTDGMISEIIEVVKDSGLTYAVGPMETVVEGNLHEVFDVIQKAQQVGINTGATECITNIKIHYKPDGVSIGDKLLKN
- a CDS encoding SpoIIE family protein phosphatase; translation: MDEKLNFAPCGFLTLSEDGDILAINQTLLNCLSYTQDNLQEEHINSILTVPSQLFYQLYFVPLLKLEKKIEEMYISLRSRNGEEIPVVINARPTKQNGKIETDCIVFPMRIRNQYENELLAAKKEAESALNAKNKAHAELEVALKDLETKQQELLELNKQNQTYKINTKKELELARKIQETSVTEPIVNDNIQIDSFYEASNELSGDIYGFYQLDDNRYGVILLDVMGHGISSALITMSLHSLFHRLFSKGVNTEIVMKELDNHLHSLFQNNSEAWHYCTAINLVIDTREKKIEYINAGHPPALWQDSSGEIHELSSKTPPLGTFEGISFNTTSFSYSEGGRLLLYTDGVTDPLGSNQLHTLLKENQSISISKLKERIINSLTIQENMYHKSDDQCFILIDLNNKKTTLK
- a CDS encoding alpha/beta fold hydrolase, with the translated sequence MKENIVIRNNVKISGNGEQPILFAPGFGCDQTVWNSVSAAFEDDFQVILFDYVGSGQSDLGSYDVERYRTLDGYAQDILDICSALNLKETILVGHSVGSMIGMLASIKHPEYFSDLIMIGPSPCYVNDPPEYFGGFEREQLIGLIEMMEKNYIGWATFFAGTLLNSTNHPEVNTELEDRFCSTDPIIARQFAEATFFSDNRTDLLNVTIPSLILQCCNDIIAPDEVGEYLHQHLPSSTLTKLKATGHCPHMTHPEEIINSIKQYLKEIPLKRLQTIQGGFNG
- a CDS encoding molybdopterin oxidoreductase family protein → MQSYVTEKDGVFPSVCSLDCPDQCGLVIHKKEGKIVKVEGDPNHPVTQGNICNKVRNMTERLYDSNRLTTPLKRIGPKGSGTFIPISWDEAIDTIVSKWKELIDQHGPEAILPYSFYGNMGNLTAEGMDRRFFHRLGASQLDRTICSVAGSIGYQYTMGSSMGTDPEETTNTKLFVMWGINAVSTNMHQMTIAQKARKQNGAKIVVIDVHKNQTGRMADWFIPIRPGTDAALALGMMHILFSEKLVNREFLNEYTVGYKELEEHVRQYDPETVSSITGVPVDDIYKLTRMYGEVSPSLIRIGNGLQHHDNGGMIVRTIACLPALTGAWLAKGGGAIKSNSSFLTYNTTALQRPDLLENKQTRTFNMNQLGKALLDTDPPVYSLFVYGSNPAIVAPEANKVRKGLAREDLFTIVHDLFLTETAEYADLVLPATSAFENLDFYTSYWHHYVQIQQPVIQPYGESKSNTEVFRLLAKAMGFEEQALKDTDEQLMQQALNHSTNPYFSHINYESLVEHNYMKANRTPYSLKNLNTPSGKIELYSQQMKKDGYLGLPTHVPLEEDGDLPFLFIPGPNHNFLNSTFSNNEKHQNLEKQAKIHLNEIDALELGIEDGDLVRVWNERGECEMIASVGTNVLSGVVVSQGLWADMPGKKQLVNALAPDRLADMGGGATFFSGRVNIGKMS